The following proteins are co-located in the Sporolactobacillus pectinivorans genome:
- the purK gene encoding 5-(carboxyamino)imidazole ribonucleotide synthase encodes MKQKTILPGQTIGILGGGQLGRMMAIAAKQMGYRIAVLDPAEDCPCAQVADTAIVAGYDDPEAAKKMAECADVVTYEFENVEVKTADYLQEHSYLPQGWHLLEITKDRLNEKAAIKEAGLPVVPYLPVRNSEELKTAIAEIGFPSVLKTTEGGYDGKGQYVLKSEDDLQAALPHIGKTPFELEKWLPFEKEISVIVVRSTTGETSVFPVAENIHRHNILHHTLVPARISDALREEATQHALHLAAALHLVGTLAVEMFVGTDGKVYVNETAPRPHNSGHFSINACNTSQFEQHIRAICGLPLGNAALLKPVIMVNILGEHVQPILDKISILSDAHLHLYGKDEARTGRKMGHLNILGDTVQDAISKAERLGIWKIEQEVGRNS; translated from the coding sequence GTGAAGCAGAAGACCATTTTGCCGGGACAGACAATAGGTATTCTTGGCGGCGGCCAGCTGGGGCGGATGATGGCGATTGCAGCGAAACAAATGGGTTATCGTATTGCCGTTCTTGATCCGGCGGAGGATTGTCCGTGCGCACAGGTTGCCGATACAGCAATTGTCGCCGGATATGATGATCCGGAAGCAGCGAAAAAAATGGCGGAATGTGCGGACGTTGTGACCTATGAGTTTGAAAATGTCGAGGTAAAAACAGCTGATTATCTGCAGGAACACAGCTATTTGCCGCAGGGTTGGCATCTGCTTGAAATCACAAAGGACAGGCTTAACGAAAAGGCAGCCATTAAGGAAGCCGGGTTGCCGGTTGTTCCCTACCTGCCCGTCAGAAATAGCGAGGAATTGAAAACGGCGATTGCTGAGATTGGGTTTCCCTCCGTACTGAAAACGACGGAGGGCGGCTACGACGGAAAGGGACAGTATGTGCTGAAATCAGAGGATGATTTGCAGGCGGCCCTTCCGCATATCGGCAAGACGCCGTTTGAACTTGAAAAATGGCTTCCTTTTGAAAAAGAAATTTCAGTCATTGTTGTCCGCAGCACGACCGGAGAAACATCGGTTTTTCCGGTTGCTGAAAATATACATCGGCATAATATCCTGCATCATACGCTAGTGCCGGCGAGAATATCGGACGCGCTCCGCGAAGAGGCGACGCAGCATGCGCTTCATCTGGCGGCAGCCCTTCATCTCGTCGGCACACTTGCTGTCGAAATGTTTGTCGGCACTGACGGCAAGGTGTATGTCAATGAGACAGCACCCCGCCCGCATAATTCCGGGCATTTCTCAATCAATGCTTGTAATACGTCACAGTTCGAGCAGCATATCCGTGCCATCTGCGGCCTGCCGCTCGGCAACGCAGCGCTTCTGAAGCCGGTAATCATGGTCAACATTCTAGGCGAACATGTTCAGCCGATTTTGGATAAGATTTCGATTTTGTCGGACGCGCACCTCCATCTGTATGGCAAGGATGAAGCGCGGACAGGCAGGAAAATGGGTCACCTGAACATCCTTGGTGACACGGTGCAGGATGCCATCAGCAAAGCAGAGAGATTAGGAATATGGAAAATCGAACAGGAAGTGGGTCGTAATTCATGA
- the purE gene encoding 5-(carboxyamino)imidazole ribonucleotide mutase: protein MGSSSDWETMKNACTILDAMEIPYEKKVVSAHRTPDLMFRYAETARERGLKVIIAGAGGAAHLPGMIAAKTTLPVIGVPVQSHALNGMDSLLSIVQMPAGIPVATVAIGNSGATNAGLLAAQFLSAFDASLKEKLDNYRESLELKVKESDLK from the coding sequence ATGGGAAGCAGTTCGGATTGGGAGACGATGAAAAACGCCTGCACGATTCTGGACGCTATGGAAATACCGTATGAGAAAAAAGTTGTTTCAGCACACCGCACGCCGGATCTGATGTTCCGGTATGCCGAGACAGCCAGAGAACGCGGTTTGAAAGTGATTATTGCGGGTGCGGGCGGAGCGGCGCATCTGCCGGGCATGATTGCGGCAAAGACAACATTGCCGGTAATCGGCGTCCCGGTACAGTCACATGCGCTAAACGGCATGGATTCTCTACTGTCGATCGTGCAGATGCCTGCCGGGATTCCTGTGGCAACCGTTGCTATTGGCAACTCAGGTGCAACAAATGCCGGCCTTCTTGCAGCACAATTTCTGTCGGCATTCGATGCGTCACTGAAAGAAAAACTCGACAACTACCGTGAATCGCTGGAACTGAAAGTAAAGGAAAGTGATTTAAAGTGA
- a CDS encoding NETI motif-containing protein gives MKNKEKDSRDKGQQPAKKTFIVGENESLDACLERMKKEGYRPVMRASRPIFREGKSGPEVIGRYCIIEGRLNVTKGEQ, from the coding sequence TTGAAAAATAAAGAAAAGGATTCAAGGGATAAGGGACAGCAGCCAGCGAAAAAAACATTTATCGTTGGTGAAAATGAATCGCTAGACGCATGCCTTGAGCGAATGAAAAAAGAAGGATACCGTCCGGTCATGCGTGCCAGCCGCCCAATTTTCCGTGAAGGAAAATCGGGACCGGAAGTTATTGGAAGGTATTGCATCATCGAAGGGCGTTTAAATGTTACAAAAGGCGAACAATAG
- a CDS encoding NCS2 family permease, with protein sequence MKENWLSRYFQFSELNTTLGRESLAGLTTFIAMAYILFVNPSVLASAGMDPKAVFTATALASALGCLIMGIVAKYPISIAPGMGVNAFFAFSVVIGMKVPWQTALAGVFIASVIFFLITIFKIREMIIDAVPQDLKLAMAAGIGLFIAFIGLQQGGLIVKDPSTLVKFNQLTAGTTWLTIFGLLVTIILMVRKIPGSVFIGMVLTSILGMICGLIKLPTQIISPAPSLGPTFAVAIRHVTDINSVQLAIVVLTFLLVTFFDTAGTLIGLAQQAGFIKDNKMPRVGRALLADSTSMLVGSILGTSPTSAYIESSTGIAVGGRSGFTAVVTGILFLVGLLFSPLLAVVTSQVTAPALIIVGVLMASSLKQIEWDKFEIAVPAFLTVLGMPLTYSISDGIALGFITYVITMVSAGKWKKVHPIVYILFVVFLIFFWALFIKQ encoded by the coding sequence GTGAAGGAAAATTGGTTATCCCGCTACTTTCAGTTCTCAGAACTGAATACGACATTGGGACGTGAATCGCTGGCCGGGCTGACGACGTTTATCGCGATGGCATACATATTATTTGTCAACCCGTCAGTGCTGGCTAGCGCAGGAATGGACCCGAAGGCAGTTTTCACAGCGACGGCGCTTGCCAGTGCGTTAGGCTGCCTGATTATGGGCATTGTTGCAAAATATCCGATTTCGATTGCACCGGGCATGGGCGTTAATGCCTTCTTTGCTTTTTCTGTTGTTATCGGCATGAAGGTTCCATGGCAGACTGCTCTTGCTGGCGTGTTTATTGCCTCGGTCATTTTCTTTCTGATCACCATTTTCAAGATCCGCGAAATGATTATTGACGCTGTTCCACAGGATCTCAAACTGGCGATGGCTGCCGGTATTGGGCTGTTTATTGCATTTATCGGCCTGCAGCAAGGCGGACTGATCGTTAAGGATCCGAGTACGCTGGTTAAATTTAATCAGCTGACTGCTGGCACGACCTGGCTGACCATTTTTGGCCTGCTGGTCACTATTATATTGATGGTTCGGAAAATTCCAGGTTCGGTTTTCATCGGGATGGTTTTGACATCTATTCTCGGAATGATTTGCGGCCTGATCAAGCTCCCGACACAGATCATCTCACCGGCGCCGAGCCTTGGCCCGACATTCGCCGTAGCTATCAGGCACGTCACTGACATTAATTCGGTACAGCTGGCCATTGTTGTTCTTACGTTCCTGCTGGTGACTTTTTTCGATACCGCTGGCACACTGATCGGACTTGCACAGCAGGCCGGTTTTATTAAAGATAATAAAATGCCGCGTGTCGGACGGGCACTGCTGGCGGACTCAACGTCAATGCTTGTCGGTTCGATATTAGGCACATCTCCGACCTCTGCCTATATCGAATCTTCCACAGGTATTGCCGTCGGCGGACGTTCCGGGTTTACAGCGGTTGTCACCGGCATCCTTTTCCTGGTTGGCCTGCTCTTCTCGCCGCTGCTTGCAGTAGTGACTTCTCAGGTGACCGCTCCGGCGTTAATCATTGTTGGTGTACTCATGGCTTCGTCGCTGAAACAGATTGAATGGGATAAATTTGAAATAGCTGTACCGGCATTTCTGACCGTTCTAGGCATGCCGCTGACTTACAGCATTTCCGATGGTATTGCGCTTGGATTTATTACTTATGTTATTACAATGGTATCTGCCGGAAAATGGAAAAAAGTTCATCCGATTGTTTATATTCTGTTCGTTGTTTTCCTTATCTTCTTCTGGGCACTGTTCATAAAGCAATGA
- a CDS encoding HAMP domain-containing sensor histidine kinase has product MDWRKSMIKRVVLSFMAIILLTLALGGVTFAFAVRHYFYSGVAQVLLNRAEASDALYGQFSGNVRINRWGSPFMEALDSFRARNALVEILNPEGDLIASSSGLTETARVPLNSRIINGKETSRVERFPRTGEKVMAVYYPVQIMGKPYIIRYVSSLSGIDRELMLIYLGTFVCAVVIAALVFFISLRLAKSIVTPIRHIISASEEMASGNFNLRMKDHYSDELGVLAKTLNTMAEEIQKNDKLKNQFISSVSHELLTPLTGIRGWSETMIINHTLSPAELEEGLNVIKSESDRLQIIVRDLLNFSKLQGNNIKLNRAKMDIGVSVRQSAASLQIKAAEKRCILVTGENGRLSFTGDSIRLQQAIVNLIDNAIKFADDGSRISIDYYEENHQVIINVKDKGIVIDEKDLPYLTDAFYQVRANGRGSGLGLAISDQIVRLHGGKLTITSNKQEGTIATIRLPDYHC; this is encoded by the coding sequence ATGGACTGGAGAAAATCAATGATCAAACGAGTCGTTCTTTCCTTTATGGCTATTATTCTGCTGACTCTTGCGCTTGGCGGAGTCACTTTTGCGTTTGCCGTCCGTCATTATTTTTATAGCGGAGTCGCGCAGGTTCTTCTGAACCGCGCGGAAGCATCGGACGCTTTGTACGGCCAATTTAGCGGTAATGTCCGGATTAACAGATGGGGCAGCCCCTTTATGGAAGCACTGGACAGTTTCAGGGCCCGAAATGCATTGGTCGAAATACTGAATCCGGAAGGCGATTTGATTGCTTCATCGTCAGGGCTGACTGAGACAGCACGTGTTCCGCTCAACAGCCGGATTATTAATGGAAAAGAAACGTCAAGAGTTGAGCGGTTTCCCCGGACGGGGGAAAAAGTGATGGCTGTTTACTATCCGGTTCAGATTATGGGTAAGCCTTATATTATAAGATACGTGTCTTCGCTGTCCGGAATTGATCGCGAACTGATGCTCATTTATCTGGGAACATTCGTCTGCGCAGTAGTCATTGCGGCCCTTGTTTTCTTTATCAGCCTGAGACTGGCTAAATCAATTGTCACGCCGATTCGCCATATTATCAGTGCATCCGAAGAGATGGCATCAGGAAACTTCAACCTGCGCATGAAGGACCATTACAGTGATGAACTCGGTGTCCTCGCTAAAACACTGAACACTATGGCAGAAGAGATTCAAAAAAACGACAAATTGAAAAACCAGTTTATTTCATCCGTTTCGCATGAACTGCTGACCCCGCTTACAGGAATTAGAGGCTGGAGCGAAACCATGATAATCAATCATACACTTAGTCCCGCTGAGTTAGAGGAAGGACTTAATGTAATTAAAAGCGAATCGGACCGGCTGCAGATTATTGTAAGAGATCTGCTCAATTTTTCAAAATTACAGGGAAATAATATCAAACTGAATCGGGCAAAAATGGATATTGGTGTATCAGTCAGGCAGTCCGCGGCCTCGCTGCAGATCAAAGCGGCAGAGAAGAGATGCATCTTGGTGACAGGTGAAAACGGCAGGCTGTCTTTTACTGGCGACAGTATACGTCTTCAGCAGGCCATTGTTAATCTGATCGACAATGCAATTAAATTCGCAGATGATGGTTCACGGATTTCCATCGATTATTATGAGGAGAACCATCAAGTGATCATAAATGTTAAGGATAAAGGAATAGTCATTGATGAAAAGGATCTGCCCTATCTTACGGATGCTTTTTATCAAGTGCGCGCCAATGGCAGGGGGTCGGGGCTTGGACTTGCTATTTCAGATCAAATTGTCAGGCTGCACGGCGGGAAACTAACTATTACAAGCAATAAACAGGAAGGAACAATTGCTACGATTCGGCTGCCTGATTATCACTGTTAG
- a CDS encoding response regulator transcription factor, translated as MNRVLVVEDEKSICSFISLNLRHSGYDVIETDTGEKALDELRRDPRIRMILLDVMLPGINGFEVCHRIRESNPDIGIIILTAKIQEEDKVRGLKTGADDYITKPFSPAEMLARVQALLRRMDLERKKRDQNNGIIRSSLFTLSLDDEQFYKGDELIELTPTEFELVKVLMENENKLLSRRALLESVWGKNFVGDMKIIDVNIRRIRQKIEDDPSSPQYIATHWGKGYIWTGENQ; from the coding sequence ATGAATAGAGTATTAGTTGTGGAAGATGAAAAATCAATATGCAGTTTTATTTCATTGAATCTCAGGCATTCAGGTTACGACGTAATCGAAACGGATACAGGGGAAAAAGCGTTGGATGAATTGCGGCGGGATCCTCGGATTCGGATGATTCTTCTGGATGTTATGCTTCCTGGTATCAATGGGTTTGAAGTGTGCCACAGAATAAGAGAGAGCAATCCGGATATCGGCATCATTATCCTGACGGCGAAAATTCAGGAGGAGGACAAGGTCAGGGGGCTGAAGACAGGGGCGGATGACTATATTACAAAACCTTTTAGCCCTGCGGAAATGCTTGCCCGTGTCCAGGCACTTCTGAGAAGAATGGATCTTGAGCGAAAAAAACGCGATCAAAATAATGGAATCATTCGTTCTTCCCTATTCACGCTGTCTTTAGATGATGAACAATTTTATAAAGGGGACGAGCTGATTGAGCTCACGCCGACAGAATTTGAACTGGTGAAAGTCTTGATGGAGAATGAGAACAAACTCCTGAGCCGCAGAGCGCTTCTAGAATCCGTCTGGGGGAAAAATTTTGTCGGTGACATGAAGATCATTGATGTCAATATACGGCGCATCCGTCAGAAAATAGAAGACGATCCGTCCAGTCCCCAGTACATTGCAACGCATTGGGGAAAAGGGTATATATGGACTGGAGAAAATCAATGA
- a CDS encoding serine hydrolase domain-containing protein, translated as MKSTRPSGTVLVISFFLLICMLVGGIVFRAYHGSITLMTPQQKHTSALTDYSLKKKEITSHPDKKSDLKAKNDLKVSQLNQKRAAIDNYLHRIGFSGSAVVVSHGEVVLDKGYGFRNLRLKAPNLPSTEYYIGSMTKSVTAVAFMQMQEQGLISFNSRVSAYYPGFPHGRDISMIDLLCHMSGLHPHVETARSMTRDQLVSHIAAANIMLLSKPGTQYAYADVNYALLAAILDKICMTVDHESLHHYIQQHIFQPTGMQHAGFGTAMQQSPYASIAYARRGPVYATTWLPSFTQLLGCGDVYASAWNMYLFDHALSTSRLVSRKSYQMIFTRHFSNVKYTLGWYINREGWGNHVYSNHGVLAGWNGSNAFSADGENYVVLLMNINNPAMDLGKANSMIFSTLTQ; from the coding sequence ATGAAAAGCACCAGGCCCTCTGGAACAGTTCTTGTGATCAGTTTTTTTCTGCTTATCTGCATGCTAGTAGGCGGGATCGTTTTTCGCGCGTACCATGGGTCAATTACATTGATGACACCGCAGCAAAAACACACAAGTGCTTTAACAGACTACAGCCTTAAAAAAAAGGAAATCACTTCTCATCCGGATAAAAAAAGTGATCTGAAAGCCAAAAATGATCTGAAAGTCAGCCAGTTAAATCAGAAAAGAGCAGCTATCGACAACTATTTGCATCGCATTGGTTTTTCCGGATCCGCTGTCGTCGTCAGCCATGGTGAAGTTGTTCTCGACAAAGGTTATGGCTTCCGCAACCTGCGTTTAAAAGCGCCTAATCTTCCATCAACGGAATATTATATCGGCTCAATGACAAAATCTGTGACCGCCGTTGCTTTTATGCAGATGCAGGAACAGGGGCTGATTTCTTTTAACAGCCGGGTTTCTGCATACTATCCCGGATTCCCGCACGGGAGAGACATTTCGATGATTGATTTACTCTGCCACATGTCAGGACTCCACCCGCATGTTGAAACCGCAAGGAGCATGACAAGAGATCAGCTTGTCAGCCACATCGCTGCTGCAAATATCATGCTATTGTCGAAACCGGGCACCCAGTATGCCTATGCAGATGTAAATTACGCACTGCTTGCCGCTATCCTTGACAAAATTTGTATGACTGTCGATCACGAATCTCTGCACCATTATATACAGCAGCATATTTTTCAGCCGACCGGCATGCAGCATGCTGGCTTTGGTACAGCGATGCAGCAATCTCCTTATGCTTCGATTGCTTATGCGCGCCGTGGCCCTGTCTATGCTACAACATGGCTTCCTTCTTTTACCCAGCTGCTCGGCTGCGGTGATGTCTATGCTTCTGCATGGAACATGTATCTGTTTGATCATGCTCTTTCGACCTCCCGTCTGGTATCGCGCAAAAGCTATCAGATGATTTTCACCCGCCACTTCAGCAACGTGAAATATACCCTTGGCTGGTATATCAATCGAGAAGGATGGGGCAATCACGTTTACTCCAATCACGGTGTGCTTGCCGGCTGGAACGGAAGCAACGCATTTTCAGCCGATGGGGAAAATTATGTCGTGCTGTTGATGAATATCAATAATCCAGCCATGGATCTGGGAAAAGCTAACAGCATGATTTTCAGTACATTGACTCAATAA
- the dltX gene encoding teichoic acid D-Ala incorporation-associated protein DltX has product MKFLIQCYDQPLIQWVLKTFFYLAIILGLIIIYGFAAAHTGTFIYNEF; this is encoded by the coding sequence ATGAAGTTTCTGATTCAATGCTATGATCAGCCGCTGATACAATGGGTGTTAAAAACTTTTTTTTATCTTGCAATTATACTGGGACTGATTATTATCTACGGTTTCGCCGCTGCCCACACGGGAACCTTTATTTACAATGAATTCTGA
- the dltA gene encoding D-alanine--poly(phosphoribitol) ligase subunit DltA, whose protein sequence is MNLLQQIEKWAEQSPDRTCYRWRGKSLTYRELKKKSDALACWLAETYVNDSAPIIIHGHMQPEMPILFLACAKSGHAYIPVDLAIPAERILLIAESSEAGLIFSEEPGLLPFLSQNVVDPDKLAGILKDYENQIPDGKSEVAGNDTFYIIYTSGSTGKPKGVQIPQDALASFVSWAQSDFGLTEKQIFLNQAPYSFDLSVMDLYPCLTTGGTLQTVDKEMIARPAELFETFASSGLNVWTSTPSFAEMCLMEPSFSEQMMPELHTFLFCGETLPVHVARNLYERFPRAKIINTYGPTESTVAVTSITISKEMAASGHPFPVGRCKSDCAIRILDVNGQQVPEGEKGEIVICGPSVGKGYLGDPEKTKAAFGIIQGQRAYHTSDIGSLQNGLLYYHGRMDSQIKIHGFRMELGEIEHALASCRYVRQAVVIPVKKEERYDHLISFVVAKNNPFEKNYQLSSSIRNELARFLPDYMLPRKFIFQSSLPMTANGKVDRKVLLKEAVQ, encoded by the coding sequence ATGAATCTACTGCAGCAAATCGAAAAGTGGGCCGAACAGTCGCCGGACAGAACATGTTATAGATGGAGAGGAAAAAGCCTGACTTACCGCGAGCTGAAAAAAAAGTCGGATGCTCTTGCATGCTGGCTGGCGGAGACATACGTGAATGATTCGGCACCTATCATCATTCATGGGCACATGCAGCCTGAGATGCCGATTCTCTTCCTCGCCTGCGCTAAATCAGGCCATGCCTATATTCCCGTTGATCTGGCTATCCCTGCCGAACGTATTTTGCTCATTGCGGAGAGCTCAGAAGCCGGACTTATATTCAGTGAGGAACCTGGACTGCTTCCTTTTCTTTCCCAAAATGTTGTCGATCCGGATAAACTGGCAGGCATTCTTAAAGACTATGAAAACCAAATTCCTGACGGTAAATCAGAAGTCGCCGGCAATGATACTTTTTATATTATTTACACGTCGGGAAGTACCGGAAAACCCAAGGGTGTCCAGATACCACAAGACGCATTAGCCAGTTTTGTTTCATGGGCCCAAAGTGACTTTGGCTTGACAGAAAAGCAAATTTTTCTAAACCAGGCCCCTTATTCATTTGATTTGTCCGTGATGGACCTCTACCCCTGCCTGACAACCGGAGGTACGCTGCAGACGGTCGACAAAGAAATGATCGCCAGACCGGCCGAACTGTTTGAGACATTTGCTTCTTCAGGGCTCAATGTCTGGACGTCAACACCTTCGTTTGCTGAAATGTGCCTGATGGAGCCTTCTTTTTCCGAACAAATGATGCCTGAGCTGCATACATTTCTTTTCTGCGGGGAAACATTGCCGGTTCATGTCGCCAGAAATCTGTATGAGCGGTTTCCGAGAGCAAAAATTATCAACACATACGGGCCGACAGAGTCGACGGTTGCAGTGACAAGCATCACAATCAGCAAGGAGATGGCCGCATCCGGCCATCCTTTTCCTGTGGGACGTTGTAAATCAGACTGTGCTATCCGTATTCTTGATGTGAACGGACAGCAGGTCCCTGAGGGAGAAAAAGGAGAGATCGTGATCTGCGGACCGAGCGTCGGCAAGGGCTATTTAGGTGACCCGGAAAAAACAAAGGCGGCCTTCGGCATCATTCAAGGCCAGCGCGCCTATCATACAAGCGATATCGGCTCGCTGCAAAACGGTCTGCTGTATTATCACGGAAGAATGGACAGTCAGATCAAGATTCACGGATTCCGGATGGAACTGGGAGAAATCGAACACGCTCTGGCCTCGTGCCGCTACGTCCGGCAGGCTGTTGTCATTCCGGTAAAAAAAGAGGAGCGATACGATCATCTGATCAGCTTCGTTGTTGCCAAAAACAACCCCTTTGAAAAAAATTATCAGCTTTCTTCATCGATCCGCAATGAACTGGCACGCTTTTTGCCGGACTACATGCTGCCACGGAAATTTATCTTTCAATCATCTTTGCCTATGACTGCAAATGGGAAAGTGGATCGAAAAGTTTTGCTCAAAGAGGCTGTCCAATGA
- the dltB gene encoding D-alanyl-lipoteichoic acid biosynthesis protein DltB produces MNSFIPYASFQFFLVAGALLIPVIVAGLLGKRIGIYSDIIAIFMIILVFYRQPSQFISLIAFLIWQTVLVKSYLTLSKKSNRSGYFYTAIVLAIVPLFLVKLSADVPMLNFIGFLGISYVSFKSIQIIMDIRDGLLQEVPLRHFLRFIIFFPTISSGPIDRYRRFEKDLEKVPSGEEYRTLLYQGLNKIFLGFLYKYIIGYLVNKYWIGSLALEPNTVFSIWMYMYAYSMYLFFDFAGYSQFAIGFSYLMGIRTPENFNKPFLSRNIKDFWNRWHMTLSFWFRDFIYMRFVYTAIKNKWIKNRYLISDLGLALNFLVMGFWHGFLPQYIIYGIYHAAVFISFNRFDRFNKKHRIWPKDNKWIHALSVVITFHVICFSFLIFSGRLNFLWQ; encoded by the coding sequence ATGAACTCTTTTATTCCTTATGCTTCTTTCCAATTTTTCCTGGTAGCTGGAGCACTGCTTATTCCGGTTATTGTGGCAGGACTGCTGGGTAAGCGGATTGGCATTTACAGCGACATCATTGCTATATTTATGATCATCCTGGTTTTCTATAGACAGCCGTCTCAGTTCATTTCACTGATTGCTTTTTTGATCTGGCAGACGGTTCTCGTCAAAAGTTATCTGACACTCAGCAAGAAGAGCAATCGGTCCGGTTATTTTTACACAGCAATTGTTCTGGCCATCGTGCCGCTCTTTCTTGTCAAACTGTCAGCCGATGTGCCGATGTTAAACTTTATTGGTTTTCTCGGTATTTCCTATGTGTCATTCAAGTCAATACAGATCATTATGGACATTCGTGACGGACTGCTGCAGGAGGTTCCCCTGCGCCATTTTCTTAGATTCATTATTTTCTTTCCGACTATTTCATCGGGGCCAATCGACCGCTATCGCCGGTTTGAAAAGGATCTTGAAAAGGTTCCGTCAGGAGAAGAATACAGAACGCTTCTGTATCAGGGCCTGAATAAAATTTTTCTAGGCTTTCTGTATAAATACATTATCGGTTATCTGGTCAACAAATATTGGATCGGCTCACTCGCACTGGAACCGAATACCGTATTCAGCATTTGGATGTATATGTATGCCTACAGTATGTATCTATTTTTCGACTTCGCCGGATACAGCCAGTTTGCGATCGGTTTCAGCTACCTGATGGGGATTCGGACACCGGAGAACTTTAACAAACCGTTTCTCAGCCGCAACATTAAGGACTTCTGGAATCGTTGGCACATGACGCTGTCATTCTGGTTTCGCGATTTCATCTACATGCGCTTTGTCTATACGGCGATTAAAAATAAATGGATAAAAAACCGGTATCTGATATCCGACCTTGGCTTGGCACTTAACTTTCTGGTCATGGGATTCTGGCACGGTTTCCTGCCGCAATACATTATATACGGAATCTATCATGCTGCTGTCTTTATCTCATTTAATCGATTCGACCGGTTTAATAAAAAACATCGGATCTGGCCGAAAGACAACAAATGGATTCATGCACTCTCAGTGGTTATCACTTTTCACGTAATCTGTTTCAGTTTTCTCATTTTCTCCGGAAGACTTAACTTTCTGTGGCAATAA
- the dltC gene encoding D-alanine--poly(phosphoribitol) ligase subunit DltC, whose protein sequence is MTQAFKDTVLDILAEVCESDEVKDELDIHLFDEGLMDSFATISLLVEVENRLKIKVPISEFNRDQWSTPNRIINELAGRK, encoded by the coding sequence ATCACACAAGCTTTTAAAGATACTGTATTGGATATTCTCGCGGAAGTCTGCGAATCAGATGAAGTTAAAGATGAATTGGACATCCATCTGTTTGATGAGGGGCTGATGGATTCCTTCGCAACTATTTCCCTGCTCGTCGAAGTTGAAAACCGTCTGAAGATTAAAGTTCCGATTTCCGAATTCAATCGTGATCAGTGGTCAACTCCAAACAGGATCATCAACGAATTGGCCGGACGAAAATGA